A genomic stretch from Komagataeibacter xylinus includes:
- the cysE gene encoding serine O-acetyltransferase, whose translation MLWREIVSGACGCNDPLVKGLLATGIRNHGSFRGALAALLGRKLGDRSVADDALAELVTEVFEADPDIVNAAAADLVAIRERDPATAEYVTPFLFFKGYHAVQSHRVAHWLWHNGRSYLALHLQSRCSELFGVDIHPAARLGRRVLFDHGTGIVIGETSVLEDDVSLLQGVTLGGTGKNVGDRHPKVRRGVLIGAGATILGNIEIGEGAKVGAGSIVLESVSPYTTVVGNPARVVGTRHSSLPAFTMDQMLPPIDYII comes from the coding sequence ATGCTGTGGCGCGAGATCGTAAGCGGCGCATGTGGCTGCAACGACCCGCTGGTCAAGGGGCTGCTGGCTACGGGCATCCGCAATCACGGCTCCTTTCGCGGTGCGCTCGCGGCCCTGCTCGGGCGCAAGCTGGGCGACCGCTCGGTGGCGGACGACGCGCTGGCCGAACTGGTGACGGAAGTGTTCGAGGCTGACCCCGATATCGTCAACGCCGCCGCGGCCGACCTCGTGGCCATCCGTGAGCGCGACCCGGCCACGGCGGAATATGTAACACCCTTCCTGTTCTTCAAGGGCTACCACGCCGTGCAGAGCCACCGCGTGGCGCACTGGCTGTGGCATAACGGGCGCAGCTATCTGGCGCTGCACCTGCAAAGCCGGTGTTCGGAACTGTTCGGGGTCGATATTCACCCCGCAGCCCGGCTGGGGCGGCGGGTTCTGTTCGACCATGGCACCGGCATTGTCATTGGCGAGACCTCGGTGCTGGAGGATGACGTGTCGCTGCTGCAGGGCGTGACCCTTGGCGGCACCGGCAAGAATGTAGGCGATCGCCACCCCAAGGTGCGCCGGGGCGTGCTGATCGGGGCAGGGGCCACCATTTTGGGCAATATCGAGATTGGCGAGGGGGCCAAGGTGGGGGCGGGGTCCATCGTGCTTGAATCCGTCTCGCCCTACACCACGGTGGTGGGTAACCCGGCCCGCGTGGTCGGCACGCGCCATTCCAGCCTGCCTGCCTTCACCATGGACCAGATGCTCCCGCCGATTGATTACATTATCTGA
- a CDS encoding TIGR03862 family flavoprotein: MTEFVFRPHVAIIGGGPAGLAAAEILSGRGCAVSVVEQMPTMGRKLLMAGRGGLNLTHSEDAAAFGARYGAARPMMQAALSAFGPADMVKWAEGLGQPCFTGSSGRVFPRAMKASPLLRAWLERLAARGVRLLTRHRWLGWDEAGRLHVSGPGGVVSWRVDATVLAMGGASWARLGSDGAWRERLGGLGVDVTPFAPANCGFVTGWSPAFRERFAGTPLRGIGLALENGPGVRGEAVVTDTGIEGGAVYALSAAIRERIARTGHARLLIDLRPALDPGEVTTRIARVRARESLSNTLRKALKLSPVAVALMREGGDGPLPRAPQALAARVKAVPVDVNAPAALDRAISVAGGIAWPALDAHFMIRALPGVFAAGEMLDWEAPTGGYLLQGCMATGRMAGEGAWAWLQDSRRERYPSAP; this comes from the coding sequence ATGACCGAATTCGTTTTCAGGCCGCATGTGGCCATTATTGGCGGTGGCCCGGCGGGCCTTGCCGCAGCCGAGATCCTGTCCGGGCGGGGCTGTGCGGTGAGCGTGGTCGAGCAGATGCCTACCATGGGCCGCAAGCTGCTCATGGCCGGACGCGGCGGGCTGAACCTGACCCATTCCGAGGATGCAGCAGCCTTTGGTGCGCGCTATGGCGCAGCAAGGCCGATGATGCAGGCTGCCCTGTCCGCCTTTGGCCCGGCCGATATGGTGAAATGGGCCGAAGGGCTGGGTCAGCCGTGTTTTACCGGCAGCAGTGGCCGGGTGTTTCCCCGCGCCATGAAGGCCTCGCCCCTGCTGCGTGCGTGGCTTGAGCGGCTGGCCGCGCGTGGCGTGCGGCTGCTCACCCGCCACCGCTGGCTTGGTTGGGATGAAGCGGGCCGCCTGCACGTGTCCGGCCCCGGCGGAGTGGTGAGCTGGCGGGTCGATGCCACCGTGCTGGCCATGGGCGGCGCAAGCTGGGCGCGGCTGGGGTCTGATGGCGCATGGCGCGAACGCCTTGGGGGGCTTGGTGTTGATGTCACGCCGTTCGCGCCCGCCAATTGCGGGTTCGTGACCGGATGGAGCCCGGCCTTTCGTGAGCGGTTTGCGGGCACGCCACTGCGCGGCATCGGCCTTGCGCTGGAAAATGGGCCGGGCGTGCGCGGCGAGGCAGTGGTGACCGATACGGGAATCGAGGGCGGCGCGGTCTATGCGCTGTCAGCCGCCATTCGCGAGCGGATTGCCCGGACGGGTCACGCGCGCCTGCTCATTGATCTGCGCCCGGCCCTTGACCCCGGCGAGGTCACTACGCGCATCGCCCGCGTGCGGGCGCGTGAGAGCCTGTCCAACACACTGCGCAAGGCGTTGAAGCTTTCCCCCGTTGCGGTGGCGCTTATGCGTGAAGGCGGTGATGGACCGCTGCCGCGCGCACCGCAGGCGCTAGCCGCACGGGTCAAGGCGGTGCCGGTTGATGTGAATGCCCCCGCCGCGCTGGACCGCGCCATATCGGTAGCCGGCGGCATAGCGTGGCCTGCGCTTGATGCGCATTTCATGATCCGCGCACTGCCCGGCGTGTTCGCGGCAGGTGAGATGCTGGACTGGGAGGCACCGACCGGCGGTTACCTGCTGCAGGGCTGCATGGCCACGGGCCGCATGGCGGGCGAGGGCGCATGGGCGTGGTTGCAGGACTCGCGGCGCGAGCGGTATCCGTCAGCGCCATGA
- a CDS encoding ATP-binding protein, with protein sequence MSVAITIGERRGAVAGDGPVTMDLAELLSTRLLVQGNSGSGKSHLLRRLLEQSARMVQQAIIDPEGDFVSLAERFGHLVIDAAEHTEAALQAAGERMRMHRASVILNLEGVDADVQMRRAAAFLGGMFEVPRDYWYPVLVVVDEAQLFAPAAAGEVSDEARRASLGAMTNLMCRGRKRGLAGVIATQRLAKLAKNVAAEASNFLMGRTFLDIDMMRAADLLGMERRQAESFRDLERGYFVALGPAVCRRPLAVKIGPVETESRSAGPTLMPFEPVPAGDEIRELILTPVPERELPARPPRHISPPPDILSQLAAHAETATMEAETAAPEAPPVDAAALRLRFIDILTDILRDEDAGFRPVHVLYQDFLVRCRIEGMGRDALDMPRFRRLLAVARAGVDATTVESDDWRQAEQMAAVLPDDIQGIFLLIARAALHGEPCPSDSLIARTYGTHSLGRARRQLAYLEEQNMIVLRHDGLGRRSAAIIGPGWETAPALPEGG encoded by the coding sequence ATGAGTGTTGCAATCACGATTGGCGAGCGCCGCGGGGCTGTTGCGGGCGATGGCCCGGTGACGATGGACCTGGCCGAACTGCTTTCCACCCGCCTGCTGGTGCAGGGCAATTCCGGCTCGGGCAAGTCGCACCTGCTGCGCCGCCTGCTTGAGCAGTCGGCGCGCATGGTGCAGCAGGCCATCATCGACCCCGAGGGCGACTTCGTCAGTCTGGCCGAGCGCTTTGGCCATCTGGTCATTGATGCCGCCGAGCATACCGAGGCGGCCCTGCAGGCGGCGGGCGAGCGCATGCGCATGCACCGCGCCTCGGTCATCCTGAACCTTGAGGGCGTGGATGCCGATGTGCAGATGCGCCGTGCCGCCGCTTTCCTTGGCGGCATGTTCGAGGTCCCGCGTGATTACTGGTACCCCGTGCTGGTGGTGGTGGATGAAGCCCAGCTTTTTGCGCCAGCCGCCGCGGGCGAGGTGTCGGATGAGGCACGCCGCGCCTCGCTCGGTGCCATGACCAACCTCATGTGCCGTGGCCGCAAGCGTGGGCTGGCAGGCGTGATCGCCACCCAGCGCCTGGCCAAGCTTGCCAAGAATGTCGCGGCCGAGGCCTCGAACTTCCTCATGGGCCGCACTTTCCTTGATATCGACATGATGCGCGCTGCCGACCTGCTGGGCATGGAACGGCGGCAGGCCGAGAGTTTCCGTGACCTTGAGCGCGGTTATTTCGTGGCCCTCGGCCCCGCCGTGTGCCGCAGGCCGCTTGCGGTCAAGATTGGCCCGGTCGAGACCGAAAGCCGTTCCGCAGGCCCCACGCTCATGCCCTTCGAGCCGGTACCCGCGGGCGATGAGATCCGTGAACTGATCCTGACCCCGGTGCCCGAGCGTGAACTGCCCGCCCGCCCGCCGCGCCATATCAGCCCGCCGCCCGATATTCTCTCGCAGCTTGCAGCCCATGCCGAGACCGCGACGATGGAGGCCGAAACCGCCGCACCCGAGGCTCCGCCGGTCGATGCGGCAGCGCTCAGGCTGCGCTTTATCGACATCCTGACCGATATATTGCGCGATGAGGATGCAGGCTTCCGCCCTGTGCATGTGCTGTATCAGGATTTTCTGGTGCGCTGCCGGATCGAGGGCATGGGGCGTGACGCGCTCGACATGCCGCGCTTCCGCCGCCTGCTGGCAGTCGCCCGCGCGGGCGTGGATGCCACAACGGTGGAAAGCGATGACTGGCGGCAGGCCGAACAGATGGCTGCCGTGCTGCCCGATGACATACAGGGCATTTTCCTGCTCATTGCACGCGCTGCGCTGCATGGGGAGCCATGCCCGTCCGACAGCCTGATTGCGCGGACCTACGGCACCCACTCGCTCGGCCGCGCCCGGCGGCAGCTTGCCTATCTTGAGGAGCAGAACATGATCGTGCTCCGCCATGACGGGCTGGGTCGCCGGAGTGCCGCCATCATCGGCCCCGGCTGGGAAACCGCGCCCGCTTTGCCTGAGGGCGGCTAA
- a CDS encoding ribonuclease E/G, translating to MSKRMLIDTTHAEETRVVVMDGNHLEDYDVEAASKKQLKGNIYLAKVIRVEPSLQAAFVDYGGNRHGFLAFSEIHPDYYQIPVADREKLLALQEEERRAEEERRARDDEEEDAPRAEDEAETPAGDEGDEPETVGGENDTGDEAQAQRRIARFLRNYKIQEVIRRRQILLVQVVKEERGNKGAALTTYVSLAGRYCVLMPNSLRGGGVSRKITSVADRRRLRDIITELSIPRGMAMIVRTAGAQRPRAEIMRDCEYLLRLWDDIRQHTLESVAPALIYEEASLIKRAIRDIYTREVSEILIDGEPGWKSAREFMRMLMPQNAQKVRLWQDHEQTLFSHYKVEGLLDSMLSPSVQLKSGGYLVINQTEALVAIDVNSGRATRERNIEETALRTNLEAAEEVARQLRLRDLAGLIVIDFIDMESRKHNGMVERKLKDALRTDRARIQVGQISHFGLLEMSRQRLRPSIAESAFMPCPHCQGTGIVRGIESSSLHVLRAIEDEGMQRKAAEITVQVAPEVAFYILNNKRTWLSEIETRHKMQVVFAPDATLQPPECKIERVRQQTARFETPAAITHAPAESSTVREIQIQAEPPVADAAPEAPASTEEDEDIASGTDHRRRRRRRRRRGSAATTTPEQTSETQQPVAEEPAPVPAPAPREVYRGPTPADPYGDPIIDIFDVIEQTTAPAEIVEEVVEAEPAVVAVVEEEEAPRPRRRRRTRRRTPVETEATTEAPQAEAEAEVSAPVAEAPEVEAEAVPAEPVAVEAVAEPVEEAPKPRRRRASTATTTRSRRTKAAAKTPEETPAEAAAPSAAEETAPAEEAAPAKPARKRAASRSTGTTTATTRRRTTRKTAAKADEATEAAAEAPVKAEAEAPAAEEAPKRRRAPARRKKAEPAATEAVEAPAEAVAETAEAAPAKPAPRKRATTRKVATTTATATRTRRRKKAEDAAADPATDAAAEPTASTEAEATPRRRTGWWKR from the coding sequence ATGAGCAAACGCATGCTGATCGACACGACCCACGCGGAAGAAACCCGCGTGGTCGTGATGGATGGTAACCACCTTGAGGATTATGATGTCGAAGCCGCTTCCAAGAAGCAGCTCAAGGGCAACATCTACCTTGCCAAGGTTATCCGAGTAGAGCCCAGCCTTCAGGCTGCGTTCGTGGATTATGGCGGCAACCGCCATGGCTTTCTCGCCTTCAGCGAAATCCATCCCGATTATTATCAGATCCCCGTAGCCGACCGCGAAAAGCTGCTCGCGCTGCAGGAGGAGGAACGCCGCGCGGAAGAAGAACGCCGCGCGCGTGATGACGAGGAAGAGGACGCCCCCCGCGCCGAGGACGAAGCCGAAACCCCCGCGGGTGACGAAGGCGACGAGCCCGAAACCGTAGGCGGCGAGAACGATACCGGCGATGAAGCCCAGGCCCAGCGCCGCATCGCCCGCTTCCTGCGCAACTACAAGATTCAGGAAGTCATCCGCCGCCGCCAGATCCTGCTCGTGCAGGTGGTCAAGGAAGAGCGCGGCAACAAGGGTGCGGCGCTGACCACCTACGTGTCGCTTGCAGGCCGCTACTGCGTGCTCATGCCCAACTCGCTGCGCGGGGGCGGTGTTTCGCGCAAGATTACCTCGGTGGCCGACCGCCGCCGCCTGCGCGACATCATCACCGAGCTGTCGATTCCGCGCGGCATGGCCATGATCGTGCGCACCGCCGGCGCCCAGCGCCCGCGCGCCGAGATCATGCGTGACTGCGAATACCTGCTGCGCCTGTGGGATGACATCCGCCAGCACACGCTGGAATCGGTTGCGCCCGCCCTGATCTATGAGGAAGCGAGCCTGATCAAGCGCGCCATCCGCGATATCTACACGCGCGAGGTGAGCGAGATCCTGATTGATGGCGAGCCGGGCTGGAAGTCGGCACGCGAGTTCATGCGCATGCTCATGCCCCAGAACGCACAGAAGGTTCGCCTGTGGCAGGACCACGAGCAGACCCTGTTCTCGCACTACAAGGTTGAGGGGCTGCTCGATTCCATGCTCTCGCCTTCCGTGCAGCTCAAGTCGGGTGGCTATCTGGTCATCAACCAGACCGAAGCACTGGTCGCGATCGACGTGAACTCGGGCCGCGCCACGCGTGAGCGCAACATCGAGGAAACGGCGCTGCGCACCAACCTCGAAGCTGCCGAGGAAGTCGCCCGCCAGCTGCGCCTGCGTGACCTGGCCGGCCTGATCGTGATCGACTTCATCGACATGGAAAGCCGCAAGCATAACGGCATGGTCGAGCGCAAGCTCAAGGATGCCCTGCGCACCGATCGCGCGCGCATCCAGGTGGGCCAGATCTCGCATTTCGGCCTGCTGGAAATGTCGCGCCAGCGCCTGCGCCCCTCCATTGCCGAATCCGCCTTCATGCCCTGCCCGCACTGCCAGGGCACCGGCATCGTGCGCGGGATCGAAAGCTCGTCGCTGCACGTGCTGCGCGCGATCGAGGACGAAGGCATGCAGCGCAAGGCCGCGGAAATTACCGTGCAGGTCGCACCCGAGGTCGCCTTCTACATCCTCAACAACAAGCGCACCTGGCTTTCGGAAATCGAGACGCGGCACAAGATGCAGGTCGTGTTCGCACCCGATGCCACGCTGCAGCCGCCCGAGTGCAAGATCGAGCGCGTGCGCCAGCAGACGGCCCGCTTCGAGACCCCTGCCGCCATCACGCACGCCCCGGCCGAAAGCAGCACCGTGCGCGAGATCCAGATACAGGCCGAGCCGCCAGTAGCGGACGCTGCCCCGGAAGCCCCGGCCAGCACGGAAGAGGACGAAGATATCGCATCGGGCACCGACCATCGCCGCCGTCGCCGCCGTCGCCGCCGTCGTGGTTCCGCTGCCACCACCACGCCCGAGCAGACGAGCGAAACGCAGCAGCCTGTAGCCGAGGAACCGGCCCCCGTGCCTGCTCCCGCGCCGCGTGAAGTCTATCGTGGCCCCACCCCGGCTGACCCGTATGGTGACCCGATCATCGACATCTTTGACGTGATCGAGCAGACCACGGCCCCTGCCGAGATCGTGGAGGAGGTTGTGGAAGCCGAGCCTGCGGTCGTTGCCGTGGTGGAAGAAGAGGAAGCGCCCAGGCCGCGCCGCCGCCGCCGCACGCGCCGCCGCACCCCGGTGGAAACGGAAGCCACCACCGAGGCCCCGCAGGCAGAAGCGGAAGCCGAAGTGAGCGCGCCAGTGGCCGAAGCCCCAGAGGTGGAAGCCGAAGCAGTTCCCGCCGAGCCGGTGGCTGTGGAAGCCGTTGCGGAACCCGTGGAGGAAGCGCCCAAGCCGCGCCGCCGCCGCGCCAGCACGGCCACCACCACGCGCAGCCGCCGCACCAAGGCCGCCGCCAAGACGCCGGAAGAAACCCCGGCCGAGGCGGCTGCCCCCAGCGCTGCGGAAGAAACGGCCCCTGCCGAGGAAGCCGCACCCGCCAAACCCGCACGCAAGCGGGCGGCAAGCCGGAGCACGGGCACGACGACGGCCACCACGCGCCGCCGCACCACCCGCAAGACGGCTGCCAAGGCAGATGAGGCCACCGAGGCAGCGGCTGAAGCGCCCGTGAAAGCGGAAGCCGAAGCCCCGGCTGCGGAAGAGGCCCCCAAGCGCCGCCGTGCCCCGGCACGCCGCAAGAAGGCCGAGCCTGCTGCCACCGAGGCCGTGGAAGCTCCGGCGGAAGCAGTAGCCGAGACGGCGGAAGCCGCACCGGCAAAGCCCGCGCCGCGCAAGCGGGCCACCACCCGTAAGGTGGCTACCACCACGGCCACGGCCACCCGCACGCGCCGCCGCAAGAAGGCGGAAGACGCAGCAGCGGACCCGGCAACGGACGCAGCGGCAGAGCCGACGGCTTCGACCGAAGCGGAAGCGACTCCCCGCCGCCGCACGGGCTGGTGGAAGCGCTGA
- a CDS encoding 2-isopropylmalate synthase: MSIDHPSFGRIDPNRIIIFDTTLRDGEQSPGFSMNLAEKLRMAEALEELGVDVMEAGFPVASKGDFDSVYQIAQKVKNTVVCALARSGGKNDIASAGEAIRPAKRGRIHNFISTSPLHMKYKLRMEPETVLEVIEAGNRAARQFTDDVEWSAEDGSRTEPDFLCRCVETAIRAGATTINIPDTVGYSTPEDMARIFADLRARVPGADGVIFSTHNHNDLGLGVANTIAALKAGARQVECTINGIGERAGNAALEEIIMVLRTRHDVLPYTTGIHTERLLRTSRMLATITGFDVQPNKAIVGRNAFAHESGIHQDGILKNAATYEIMTPESVGWTRSSLVLGKHSGRAAFRDKLKAMGYDKLEEEQFNEAFARFKDLADRKKVIYDEDLVALVDDEVRDHARIRFISLDVTAGSRRPATADLVLEVDGARREGHAEGQGPVDAAFNAIRAIVPHDATLQLYSVGAVTEGSDAQARTSVRLEEDGKLVDGQGADADTLVSAVRAYVHALNKLLVKRDRAEPAALEA, translated from the coding sequence ATGAGCATCGACCATCCTTCCTTTGGCCGCATCGACCCCAATCGCATCATCATCTTTGACACGACGCTGCGTGATGGCGAGCAGTCGCCCGGTTTTTCCATGAACCTCGCCGAGAAGCTGCGCATGGCCGAAGCGCTGGAAGAACTGGGCGTGGACGTGATGGAGGCGGGTTTTCCCGTGGCCTCGAAAGGTGATTTCGACAGCGTTTACCAGATTGCCCAGAAGGTGAAGAACACCGTTGTGTGCGCGCTCGCACGCAGCGGTGGCAAGAACGACATCGCCAGCGCGGGCGAGGCGATCAGGCCCGCAAAGCGCGGGCGCATCCACAACTTCATTTCCACCTCGCCGCTGCACATGAAGTACAAGCTGCGCATGGAGCCCGAGACGGTGCTCGAAGTGATCGAGGCCGGCAACCGCGCTGCCCGCCAGTTCACCGATGACGTGGAATGGTCCGCCGAGGATGGCTCGCGCACCGAACCCGACTTCCTGTGCCGCTGTGTCGAGACCGCCATCCGCGCGGGTGCCACCACCATCAACATCCCCGATACGGTGGGTTATTCCACCCCCGAGGACATGGCCCGCATCTTTGCTGACCTGCGTGCCCGCGTGCCGGGGGCCGATGGCGTCATCTTCTCCACCCACAACCATAATGACCTCGGCCTGGGGGTTGCCAACACCATCGCGGCGCTGAAGGCGGGTGCGCGCCAGGTGGAATGCACCATCAACGGCATTGGCGAGCGTGCAGGCAATGCTGCGCTGGAAGAGATCATCATGGTGCTGCGCACGCGCCATGACGTGCTGCCCTACACCACCGGCATCCATACCGAACGCCTGCTGCGCACCTCGCGCATGCTGGCCACCATTACCGGCTTTGACGTGCAGCCCAACAAGGCCATCGTGGGCCGCAACGCGTTCGCGCATGAAAGTGGCATCCATCAGGATGGCATCCTGAAGAACGCCGCCACCTACGAGATCATGACGCCCGAGAGCGTGGGCTGGACCCGCTCGTCGCTGGTGCTGGGCAAGCATTCGGGGCGGGCGGCCTTCCGCGACAAGCTCAAGGCGATGGGCTACGACAAGCTGGAAGAAGAGCAGTTCAACGAGGCGTTCGCCCGCTTCAAGGATCTGGCCGACCGCAAGAAGGTCATCTACGACGAGGATCTGGTGGCGCTGGTTGATGATGAAGTGCGCGATCATGCCCGCATCCGCTTCATCTCGCTGGATGTAACCGCAGGCTCGCGCCGCCCCGCCACCGCCGATCTGGTGCTGGAAGTCGATGGCGCGCGCCGCGAAGGCCATGCGGAAGGGCAGGGGCCGGTCGATGCCGCGTTCAACGCCATCCGCGCCATCGTGCCGCATGACGCGACGCTGCAGCTGTATTCCGTCGGTGCCGTGACCGAGGGCAGTGATGCGCAGGCCCGTACCTCCGTGCGGCTGGAAGAAGATGGCAAGCTGGTCGATGGCCAGGGTGCCGATGCCGATACGCTGGTCTCGGCCGTGCGGGCCTATGTGCATGCGCTCAACAAGCTGCTGGTCAAGCGCGACCGGGCCGAGCCTGCCGCCCTCGAAGCCTGA
- a CDS encoding N-acetylmuramoyl-L-alanine amidase — protein sequence MTTGWPDGNKAGLTARRPDPVLPRRTVVAGLGVLLPGSALARVAPQVPAHVHAAAAAHHAAAHPLHAPAIVGRAAPPKPLVMLDPGHGGKDPGAIGISGTYEKHVAEAAASELQRQLEASGRYRVAMTRVDDRFIPLEGRVDIAHSHKASLFISMHADALTNRAVRGASVYTLSSKASDRQTAMLARTENSADRYGGPHVHADSPEVQEILASLVTEETRHGAAHMASSIVSSFRPRIGLLQHPSRHASFVVLKSADIPSVLVEMGFMSNHMDEAALRQAAHRMVVAGAMVQAIDRYFATDSMVTHATG from the coding sequence ATGACCACTGGCTGGCCTGATGGAAACAAGGCGGGCCTGACAGCGCGCAGGCCCGACCCCGTGCTACCGCGCCGCACTGTTGTGGCGGGGCTGGGCGTGCTGCTGCCCGGCAGTGCGCTGGCACGGGTGGCGCCCCAGGTGCCCGCCCACGTGCATGCGGCCGCTGCCGCCCATCATGCCGCCGCCCACCCGCTGCACGCGCCCGCCATCGTGGGGCGTGCGGCGCCGCCAAAGCCGCTGGTCATGCTCGACCCCGGGCATGGCGGCAAGGACCCCGGCGCCATCGGCATTTCCGGCACCTATGAAAAGCATGTGGCTGAAGCCGCAGCCAGCGAGCTGCAGCGCCAGCTTGAGGCCAGTGGCCGCTACCGCGTGGCCATGACGCGCGTCGATGACCGCTTCATCCCGCTCGAAGGCAGGGTGGATATCGCGCACAGCCACAAGGCCTCGCTGTTCATTTCCATGCATGCCGATGCGCTGACCAACCGTGCGGTGCGCGGGGCCAGCGTCTATACGCTGTCCTCAAAGGCGTCAGATCGGCAGACGGCCATGCTGGCGCGCACCGAAAACAGCGCCGACCGCTATGGCGGCCCCCACGTGCATGCGGACTCGCCCGAGGTGCAGGAAATCCTCGCAAGCCTCGTAACCGAGGAAACCCGCCACGGCGCCGCCCACATGGCCAGCAGCATCGTCTCCTCGTTCCGTCCGCGCATCGGGCTGTTGCAGCATCCTTCGCGCCATGCCTCCTTCGTGGTGCTGAAATCGGCCGATATCCCTTCCGTGCTGGTCGAGATGGGCTTCATGTCCAACCACATGGATGAAGCAGCGCTCAGGCAGGCCGCCCACCGCATGGTGGTGGCAGGGGCCATGGTGCAGGCCATTGACCGTTATTTTGCCACCGACAGCATGGTCACCCATGCCACGGGCTAG
- a CDS encoding IS3 family transposase (programmed frameshift), whose product MVEKKKTSRYSPEFRERAVRLLDEHRSDYPSISAACREIGGKLGCSGDSLHDWWKQARRDVGAQPGPTTAGTARIKALEREVRELRQANEILKKASAYFCAGGARPPVSQMIAFIEACRTDYGVEPICRVLPIAPSTFYHQAAIARDPARASIRAQCDRDLMAHIRRIWHDNRSVYGARKVWHSLQREGRKVARCTVERLMRQMGLKGVIRGRKVITTRPDTARPCPDDRVNRQFRAEAPNQLRVSDFTYVQTRNGMVYVAFVIDVFARRIVGWKVSTSMTTQFVLDALEQAIWQRKPSGNKALIHHSDRGSQYLSIRYTERLALAGIDASVGTVGDSYDNALAETINGLYKAEVIHHLGPWKSMVQVEWETLRWVDWYNNRRLLAPIGYRPPAEAERAFYADQSRLDIAA is encoded by the exons ATGGTAGAGAAGAAGAAAACATCGCGTTATTCGCCTGAGTTCCGTGAGCGCGCCGTGCGCCTTCTGGACGAACATCGATCGGATTACCCGAGCATTTCGGCAGCCTGTCGGGAGATTGGTGGCAAGCTTGGCTGTTCGGGAGACAGCCTGCACGACTGGTGGAAGCAGGCGCGGCGAGATGTTGGTGCACAACCGGGACCGACCACAGCCGGGACGGCACGGATCAAGGCATTGGAGCGTGAGGTTCGTGAACTGCGTCAGGCCAATGAGATCCTCAAGAAAGCTTCGGCTTATT TTTGCGCAGGCGGAGCTCGACCGCCCGTTTCGCAAATGATCGCGTTTATTGAAGCCTGTCGTACCGATTATGGGGTCGAGCCAATCTGTCGCGTTCTGCCGATTGCCCCTTCCACGTTTTATCATCAGGCGGCCATAGCGAGAGATCCGGCCAGAGCCAGCATACGAGCACAATGTGATAGGGATCTGATGGCGCATATCCGTCGGATCTGGCACGACAACCGTAGTGTTTATGGTGCGCGCAAGGTCTGGCACAGCCTGCAGCGTGAAGGACGGAAGGTCGCGCGCTGCACTGTCGAGCGCCTGATGCGGCAGATGGGCCTGAAGGGGGTGATCCGGGGCAGGAAGGTCATCACGACCCGTCCGGATACGGCGCGTCCCTGTCCCGATGACAGGGTCAACCGGCAGTTCCGGGCCGAGGCTCCCAACCAGCTCCGGGTCTCGGACTTCACCTATGTCCAGACCCGGAATGGCATGGTCTATGTGGCGTTTGTCATTGATGTGTTCGCCCGCAGGATCGTGGGCTGGAAGGTCTCGACCTCCATGACCACCCAGTTCGTGCTCGACGCCCTTGAACAGGCCATCTGGCAACGAAAGCCCTCGGGAAACAAGGCGCTGATCCATCACTCGGATCGTGGTTCACAATATCTGTCGATCCGATATACCGAACGCCTGGCGCTGGCTGGCATCGATGCCTCGGTCGGCACGGTCGGTGACAGTTACGATAATGCACTGGCGGAGACGATCAACGGTTTATACAAGGCCGAAGTTATCCATCATCTGGGGCCATGGAAATCCATGGTGCAGGTCGAATGGGAAACACTCAGATGGGTGGACTGGTATAATAATCGACGCCTATTGGCGCCAATCGGCTACAGGCCACCCGCCGAAGCCGAACGCGCCTTCTATGCAGATCAGAGCAGACTTGATATCGCAGCCTGA